Proteins encoded together in one Capricornis sumatraensis isolate serow.1 chromosome 3, serow.2, whole genome shotgun sequence window:
- the KCTD5 gene encoding BTB/POZ domain-containing protein KCTD5, whose protein sequence is MAENHCELLPPAPSGLGAGLGGGLCRRCSAGLGALAQRPGSVSKWVRLNVGGTYFLTTRQTLCRDPKSFLYRLCQADPDLDSDKDETGAYLIDRDPTYFGPVLNYLRHGKLVINKDLAEEGVLEEAEFYNITSLIKLVKDKIRERDSKTSQAPVKHVYRVLQCQEEELTQMVSTMSDGWKFEQLVSIGSSYNYGSEDQAEFLCVVSKELHNSPHGPASEPSEKAKILQERGSRM, encoded by the exons ATGGCGGAGAATCACTGCGAGCTGCTGCCGCCGGCCCCGAGCGGCctcggggcggggctggggggcggCCTGTGCCGGCGCTGCAGCGCGGGGCTCGGCGCCTTGGCCCAGCGTCCCGGCAGCGTGTCCAAGTGGGTCCGGCTCAACGTCGGGGGCACCTACTTCCTCACCACTCGGCAGACGCTGTGCCGGGATCCGAAATCCTTCCTGTACCGTTTGTGCCAGGCCGACCCCGACCTGGACTCGGACAAG GACGAAACAGGTGCCTACTTAATCGACAGAGACCCCACCTACTTTGGGCCCGTGCTGAACTACCTGAGACATGGGAAGCTGGTCATTAACAAAGACCTGGCAGAGGAAG GGGTATTGGAGGAAGCGGAATTTTACAATATCACCTCACTAATAAAACTTGTCAAGGACAAAATTAGAGAGCGAGACAGCAAAACATCACAG GCGCCGGTGAAGCACGTGTACCGTGTCCTGCAGTGTCAAGAGGAGGAGCTCACGCAAATGGTCTCCACCATGTCCGACGGCTGGAAGTTCGAGCAG CTGGTCAGCATCGGCTCCTCCTACAACTATGGCAGCGAGGACCAGGCCGAGTTCCTGTGTGTGGTCTCCAAGGAGCTGCACAACTCACCACACGGCCCTGCCAGCGAGCCGAGCGAGAAGGCCAAG ATTTTGCAAGAAAGGGGTTCGAGGATGTGA